In a single window of the Canis lupus familiaris isolate Mischka breed German Shepherd chromosome 2, alternate assembly UU_Cfam_GSD_1.0, whole genome shotgun sequence genome:
- the PLOD1 gene encoding procollagen-lysine,2-oxoglutarate 5-dioxygenase 1 precursor (The RefSeq protein has 2 substitutions compared to this genomic sequence) produces MRPLLLLAPLGWLLLAEAKGDARPEDNLLVLTVATTETEGFRRFKRSGQFFNYKIQALGLGEDWTGEKGTSAGGGLKVRLLKKALEKHADKEDLVILFTDSYDVVFASGPRELLKKFRQARGQVVFSAEELIYPDRRLEAKYPAVSDGKRFLGSGGFIGYAPSLSKLVAEWEGQDSDSDQLFYTQIFLDPEKRERINITLDHRCRIFQNLDGALDEVVLKFEMGHVRARNLAYDTLPVLIHGNGPTKLQLNYLGNYIPRFWTFETGCSVCDEGLRSLRGIGEEALPTVLVGVFIEQPTPFLSLFFLRLLRLHYPRKQMRLFIHNHEQHHKAQVEQFLAEHGSEYQSVKLVGPEVRVANADARNMGADLCRQDRGCTYYFSVDADVALTEPKTLRLLIEQNKNVIAPLMTRHGRLWSNFWGALSADGYYARSEDYVDIVQGRRVGVWNVPYISNIYLIKGSALRAELQHTDLFHHSRLDPDMAFCANIRQQDVFMFLTNRHTFGHLLSLDSYQTSHLHNDLWEVFSNPEDWKEKYIHENYTKALAGKLVEMPCPDVYWFPIFTETACDELVEEMEHYGQWSLGDNKDNRIQGGYENVPTIDIHMNQISFEREWHKFLVEYIAPMTEKLYPGYYTRAQFDLAFVVRYKPDEQPSLMPHHDASTFTINIALNRVGVDYEGGGCRFLRYNCSIRAPRKGWTLMHPGRLTHYHEGLPTTRGTRYIAVSFVDP; encoded by the exons ATGCGGCCGCTGCTGCTCCTGGCCCCGCTGGGCTGGCTGCTGCTGGCCGAAGCGAAGGGCGACGCCAGGCCGGAGG ACAACCTGTTAGTCCTCACGGTGGCCACGACGGAGACCGAAGGGTTCCGGCGCTTCAAGCGTTCAGGCCAGTTCTTCAACTACAAGATCCAG GCACTGGGCCTGGGGGAGGACTGGACCGGGGAGAAGGGGACGTCGGCAGGCGGAGGGCTGAAGGTCCGGCTGCTGAAGAAAGCTCTGGAGAAGCACGCGGACAAGGAGGATCTGGTCATTCTCTTCACAGACAG TTATGACGTGGTGTTCGCGTCGGGGCCTCGAGAGCTCCTGAAGAAGTTCCGGCAGGCCAGGGGCCAGGTGGTCTTCTCCGCCGAGGAGCTCATCTACCCGGACCGCAGGCTGGAAGCCAAGTACCCGGCCGTGTCCGACGGCAAGAGGTTCCTGGGCTCTGGAG GCTTCATCGGCTATGCCCCCAGCCTCAGCAAACTGGTGGCTGAGTGGGAAGGCCAGGACAGCGACAGCGACCAGCTCTTTTACACCCAGATCTTCTTGGACCCTGAGAAGAGG GAGCGAATCAACATCACTCTGGACCACCGCTGCCGTATCTTCCAGAACCTGGATGGAGCCTTGG ATGAGGTCGTGCTCAAGTTTGAGATGGGCCACGTGAGAGCGAGGAACCTCGCCTACGACACCCTCCCGGTCCTGATCCATGGCAATGGGCCCACCAAG CTGCAGCTGAACTACCTGGGCAACTACATCCCACGCTTCTGGACCTTCGAGACGGGCTGCTCCGTGTGTGACGAGGGCCTGCGTAGCCTCAGGGGCATTGGG GAGGAAGCTCTGCCCACGGTGTTGGTTGGCGTGTTCATCGAACAGCCCACGCCGTTCCTGTCCCTGTTCTTCCGACGGCTGCTCCACCTCCACTACCCCCGGAAGCAGATGCGGCTTTTCATTCACAACCAC GAGCAACACCACAAGGCTCAGGTGGAGCAGTTCCTGGCAGAGCACGGCAGCGAGTACCAGTCCGTAAAACTGGTGGGCCCCGAGGTTCGGGTGGCAAATGCTGATGCCAGGAACATGGGCGC GGACCTGTGCCGACAGGACCGGGGCTGCACCTACTACTTCAGCGTGGATGCCGACGTGGCCCTAACTGAGCCTAAGACCCTGCGCCTGCTGATCGAGCAGAACAA GAACGTCATCGCGCCTTTAATGACCCGCCACGGGAGGCTGTGGTCCAACTTCTGGGGCGCGCTGAGCGCAGATGGCTACTACGCCCGCTCCGAGGACTATGTGGACATCGTGCAGGGGCGGCGTGT TGGCGTCTGGAACGTGCCCTACATCTCGAACATCTACCTGATTAAGGGCAGTGCCCTGCGGGCCGAGCTGCAGCACACGGACCTGTTCCACCACAGCAGGCTGGACCCCGACATGGCCTTCTGTGCCAACATCCGGCAGCAG GATGTGTTCATGTTCCTGACCAACCGGCACACCTTTGGCCACCTGCTGTCCCTGGACAGCTACCAGACCAGCCACCTCCACAACGACCTGTGGGAGGTGTTCAGCAACCCCGAG gaCTGGAAGGAGAAGTACATCCACGAGAACTACACCAAAGCCCTGGCCGGGAAGCTGGTCGAGATG CCTTGCCCGGACGTCTACTGGTTCCCCATCTTCACGGAGACGGCGTGTGACGAGCTGGTAGAGGAGATGGAGCACTACGGCCAGTGGTCTCTGGGAGATAACAAG GACAACCGCATCCAGGGCGGCTACGAAAACGTGCCGACCATCGACATCCACATGAACCAGATCAGCTTCGAGCGGGAGTGGCATAAGTTCCTGGTGGAGTACATCGCCCCGATGACGGAGAAGCTCTATCCGGGCTACTACACCAGG GCCCAGTTCGACCTGGCCTTCGTGGTCCGCTACAAGCCCGACGAGCAGCCCTCGCTCATGCCGCACCACGACGCCTCCACCTTCACCATCAACATCGCCCTGAACCGGGTGGGCGTGGATTACGAG GGCGGGGGCTGTCGGTTCCTGCGCTACAACTGCTCCATCCGAGCCCCACGGAAGGGCTGGACCCTCATGCACCCCGGGCGACTTACGCACTACCACGAGGGGCTCCCCACCACCAGGGGTACCCGCTACATCGCCGTGTCCTTCGTCGACCCCTAA